A single region of the Hippopotamus amphibius kiboko isolate mHipAmp2 chromosome 6, mHipAmp2.hap2, whole genome shotgun sequence genome encodes:
- the LOC130855709 gene encoding small integral membrane protein 10-like protein 2A — protein MAASAALSAAVAAAALSGLAVRLSRSAAARGSYGAFCKGLTRTLITFYDLAWRLRMNFPYFYIVASVMLNVRLQVQIE, from the coding sequence ATGGCGGCGTCAGCGGCCCTGTCTGcagcggtggcggcggcggccctGTCGGGCCTGGCGGTGAGGCTGTCGCGCTCGGCCGCGGCCCGCGGCTCGTACGGCGCCTTCTGCAAGGGGCTCACGCGCACGCTGATCACCTTCTACGACCTGGCCTGGCGGCTGCGCATGAACTTCCCCTACTTCTACATCGTGGCCTCGGTGATGCTCAACGTCCGCCTGCAGGTGCAGATCGAGTGA